The following proteins are co-located in the Apium graveolens cultivar Ventura chromosome 5, ASM990537v1, whole genome shotgun sequence genome:
- the LOC141659682 gene encoding uncharacterized protein LOC141659682, giving the protein MTNITSLSFVALDISGDNYLSWIQDVKLYLGSKKLSDTIKAENKSTAEENFTSIIFLRHNMHEDLKSEYLEVEDPFILWENLKDRFDHQKLVYLPAAENDWANLRLQDFKSVRAYSSALFKISSRLIMCGEKVTKKEKIDKTLSTFHPNNMNLAEMYRERKFTKFGDLLSTLPVGEQNHELVIMNHQSRPTGSAPLPEVNNMSFQQNVRGKGYRGGRGQGRYHGRGRSHGHFRPYNNSGHRKWQSESQSKRKAPRGGKTENVCYRCGMDGHWTRKCHTLDHLVKLYQSSQKSKEKMVQTNFANNNIDDFPRIITGGISINGPNEPSETPIWEAED; this is encoded by the coding sequence ATGACAAATATTACAAGTTTGTCGTTCGTTGCCTTGGACATTTCTGGcgataattatttatcatggATACAAGATGTAAAGTTGTATTTGGGTTCAAAGAAATTAAGCGATACAATAAAGGCAGAAAATAAATCTACGGCTGAAGAAAACTTTACCTCTATAATTTTTCTTCGACACAACATGCATGAAGATTTAAAATCTGAGTACTTGGAAGTCGAGGATCCctttattttatgggaaaatctaAAGGATAGGTTCGATCACCAGAAACTAGTTTATCTACCTGCAGCTGAAAATGATTGGGCTAATTTAAGACTTCAGGATTTTAAGAGTGTCCGAGCATATAGCTCTGCTTTGTTCAAAATAAGTTCTAGGCTTATTATGTGTGGTGAGAAAGTTACGAAAAAAGAAAAAATCGATAAAACACTATCAACTTTTCACCCCAACAATATGAACTTAGCAGAGATGTACAGGGAACGCAAATTTACTAAGTTCGGGGATCTTCTATCAACTCTTCCCGTTGGAGAACAGAATCATGAATTGGTGATTATGAATCATCAATCCCGTCCAACAGGATCTGCCCCATTACCTGAAGTAAATAACATGTCATTCCAACAGAATGTACGTGGAAAAGGTTATAGAGGTGGACGGGGCCAAGGGCGGTACCATGGACGAGGTCGGAGCCACGGACATTTTCGTCCATATAACAACTCTGGTCACCGGAAGTGGCAATCTGAATCACAGAGTAAAAGAAAGGCACCGCGAGGAGGAAAAACTGAAAATGTTTGCTATAGGTGCGGCATGGATGGGCACTGGACACGTAAATGTCATACCCTAGATCATCTTGTTAAGCTATACCAATCTTCTCaaaaatcaaaagagaaaatggTACAAACAAATTTCGCCAACAATAATATAGATGATTTTCCGAGAATCATAACTGGAGGAATAAGCATTAATGGTCCGAATGAACCTAGCGAAACTCCTATATGGGAGGCTGAAGATTAG